In the genome of Magnolia sinica isolate HGM2019 chromosome 2, MsV1, whole genome shotgun sequence, one region contains:
- the LOC131236833 gene encoding cytochrome P450 86B1 — MDSNSNHTSIHTVHLIKSLVFQRFLPEIQTLEIFLALVIFVTIHSLRQAKTRGLPVWPIVGMAPSLIIGLKGDMYEWITGVLCRMNGTFTFSGPRMSSLNCVVTADPRNLEHLLKDKFTNFPKGKFFRSTVRDLLGDGIFNADDDTWRHQRKTASIEFHSAEFRNLTAESLLELVHARLLPVLESSADSGVALNLQDLLLRLTFDNVCMIAFGVDPGCLSPGLPEIPFARAFEDATEATVRRFVTPTILWKTLRFLDMGIERNLRQSIQRVDEFADEVIRTRKKELLLESSSKRSDLLTIFMRLKDDDGKPFSDKFLRDICVNFILAGRDTSSVALAWFFWLLDRNPAVEERILEEVRRIIGERAYSSDVKGNIPVVFKPDEVKRMEYLQAALSESLRLYPSVPVDHKEVVEDDVFPDGTVLKKGTKIIYAIYSMGRMESIWGDDCREFKPERWLRDGKFMSESAYKFTAFNGGPRLCLGKDFAYYQMKFAAASIIYRYHVKVVENFPVAPKLSLTMYMKHGLKVTVQRRDGSMSGP, encoded by the exons ATGGACTCCAACAGCAACCACAcctcaatccacaccgtccatcttatcAAGAGTCTCGTGTTCCAGCGATTCCTACCGGAGATCCAAACCCTAGAGATCTTCCTCGCGCTGGTAATCTTCGTAACGATACACTCACTCAGGCAGGCGAAGACACGTGGACTGCCGGTGTGGCCGATCGTCGGCATGGCTCCTTCCTTAATCATAGGACTAAAGGGGGACATGTACGAGTGGATTACCGGCGTTCTCTGCCGTATGAACGGAACATTCACATTCTCCGGCCCGCGGATGAGTAGCCTGAACTGCGTCGTGACGGCAGACCCGCGTAATCTCGAGCACCTGCTCAAAGACAAATTCACCAATTTCCCTAAAGGCAAGTTCTTCCGGAGTACCGTACGCGACCTACTCGGAGATGGAATCTTCAATGCCGATGACGACACGTGGCGGCATCAGAGGAAGACAGCGAGTATCGAGTTCCACTCGGCCGAGTTCCGTAACTTAACCGCCGAATCCCTACTCGAGCTTGTCCACGCACGCCTCCTGCCCGTACTAGAGAGCTCCGCCGACTCCGGCGTTGCTCTCAATTTGCAGGATTTGCTTCTACGGCTGACATTCGACAACGTGTGCATGATCGCTTTTGGAGTGGACCCTGGCTGCCTAAGCCCTGGCCTGCCGGAAATTCCCTTCGCACGTGCATTCGAGGACGCGACGGAGGCGACTGTTAGAAGGTTTGTTACACCGACGATCTTGTGGAAAACCTTGCGATTTCTCGACATGGGAATCGAGAGGAATCTCAGACAATCAATCCAACGTGTCGATGAGTTCGCTGACGAGGTTATACGTACAAGGAAGAAAGAGCTGTTGTTGGAATCGTCTAGCAAGCGATCGGATCTTCTGACCATCTTCATGAGGTTGAAGGACGATGATGGGAAGCCGTTCTCGGATAAGTTCTTGAGGGACATTTGCGTAAATTTCATACTGGCCGGGCGGGACACCTCGTCGGTGGCGCTGGCTTGGTTTTTCTGGCTGCTTGACCGGAATCCGGCTGTTGAAGAGCGGATTCTAGAGGAGGTACGACGCATTATTGGAGAGAGAGCATATTCCAGCGACGTAAAGGGGAATATTCCGGTGGTGTTTAAGCCAGATGAAGTGAAGAGGATGGAGTACTTGCAGGCGGCTCTGTCCGAGTCTTTGAGGTTGTATCCTTCGGTGCCCGTGGATCACAAGGAG GTCGTTGAAGATGATGTTTTCCCCGACGGAACGGTGTTAAAGAAAGGAACAAAGATCATCTACGCCATCTACTCAATGGGGCGGATGGAGAGCATATGGGGGGACGATTGCAGAGAATTCAAACCAGAGAGATGGTTGAGAGATGGAAAATTCATGAGCGAATCAGCATATAAATTCACAGCGTTCAATGGCGGGCCGCGCCTGTGCTTGGGGAAGGATTTTGCTTATTATCAGATGAAATTCGCTGCCGCTTCGATCATTTACCGTTACCATGTGAAGGTGGTGGAGAACTTCCCAGTTGCACCCAAGCTATCATTGACAATGTACATGAAGCATGGATTGAAGGTCACGGTTCAACGGCGAGATGGATCAATGAGTGGGCCCTAG